In one window of Nocardia brasiliensis DNA:
- a CDS encoding DEAD/DEAH box helicase translates to MRAWQRRALTKYLASKPRDFLAVATPGAGKTTFALRVAAELLADRTVDQITVVAPTEHLKHQWAQSAARAGIALDSRFSNAAGGTSGDYHGVVVTYAQVASHPSRHRVRTENRRTLVILDEIHHAGDAKSWGEATAEAFGDATRRLALTGTPFRSDDSQIPFITYEPDEAGFPRSRADHAYGYSEALADGVVRPVVFLAYSGDAHWRDSAGEEHTARLGEPLNAEQTARAWRTALDPAGDWISAVLRAADMRLRQLRNTGMPDAGGLVIATDQERARDYAELLEHISGSKPALVLSDDPSSSDRIGEFAASQDPWMVAVRMVSEGVDVPRLAVGVYATSASTPLYFAQAIGRFVRARRPGETASVFLPSVPVLLDLAAQLELQRDHVIGKPHREKDGLEDELLIEANKQQDEPGEEEKSFVALAADAELDQVIYDGSSFGTATFAGSDEEADYLGIPGLLDADQMRALLRERQSKQIADRAEPAFTPAPGPQVASASERVATADRLGELRRELNSLVAMHHHRTNKPHGVIHGELRRECGGPPTALASADQLEERIAALRRM, encoded by the coding sequence CTGCGCGCGTGGCAGCGGCGGGCATTGACGAAGTATCTGGCGTCCAAGCCGCGCGACTTCCTCGCGGTGGCGACGCCGGGCGCGGGTAAGACCACCTTCGCGCTGCGGGTCGCGGCCGAATTGCTGGCCGACCGCACCGTCGATCAGATCACCGTGGTCGCGCCCACCGAGCACCTCAAACACCAGTGGGCCCAGTCCGCGGCCCGCGCAGGCATCGCGCTGGACTCGCGATTCTCCAATGCCGCGGGCGGCACCTCCGGCGACTATCACGGTGTGGTCGTCACCTACGCGCAGGTCGCCTCGCATCCGTCGCGGCACCGGGTGCGCACCGAAAACCGCAGGACACTGGTGATTCTCGACGAGATCCACCACGCGGGCGACGCGAAGAGCTGGGGCGAGGCGACCGCGGAGGCGTTCGGCGACGCCACCCGCAGGCTCGCGCTCACCGGAACCCCGTTCCGCAGCGACGACAGCCAGATCCCGTTCATCACCTACGAACCCGACGAGGCCGGCTTCCCGCGCTCGCGCGCCGACCACGCCTACGGCTACTCCGAGGCGCTGGCCGACGGCGTCGTGCGGCCCGTGGTGTTCCTCGCCTACTCGGGCGACGCGCACTGGCGCGACAGCGCGGGCGAGGAGCACACCGCCCGCCTCGGGGAGCCGCTGAACGCCGAGCAGACCGCGCGGGCCTGGCGTACCGCGCTGGATCCGGCGGGCGACTGGATCTCCGCCGTGCTGCGCGCCGCCGACATGCGCCTGCGGCAACTGCGCAACACCGGTATGCCAGACGCGGGTGGCCTGGTGATCGCCACCGACCAGGAGCGCGCCCGCGACTACGCCGAACTGCTCGAACACATTTCGGGCAGCAAGCCGGCGCTGGTGCTCTCCGACGATCCGTCCTCCTCGGATCGCATCGGTGAGTTCGCGGCCAGCCAGGATCCGTGGATGGTCGCGGTGCGCATGGTGTCCGAGGGCGTCGACGTGCCGCGCTTGGCCGTCGGGGTGTACGCGACCAGCGCCTCCACCCCGCTGTATTTCGCGCAGGCGATCGGCCGGTTCGTGCGTGCCCGACGGCCCGGTGAGACCGCGAGCGTGTTCCTGCCGTCGGTGCCGGTGCTGCTCGACCTGGCCGCGCAGCTGGAATTGCAGCGCGACCACGTCATCGGCAAGCCGCACCGGGAGAAGGACGGCCTGGAAGACGAGCTGCTGATCGAGGCGAACAAGCAGCAGGACGAGCCGGGCGAGGAGGAGAAGTCCTTCGTCGCGCTGGCGGCCGACGCCGAGCTCGATCAGGTGATCTACGACGGATCCTCTTTCGGCACAGCGACTTTCGCGGGTAGCGACGAGGAAGCCGATTACCTCGGCATCCCCGGTCTGCTCGACGCCGATCAGATGCGCGCGCTGCTGCGTGAGCGCCAGTCCAAGCAGATCGCCGACCGTGCCGAGCCCGCCTTCACCCCCGCGCCCGGCCCACAGGTCGCGAGCGCGTCCGAACGGGTCGCCACCGCGGATCGACTGGGTGAGTTGCGGCGCGAACTCAACAGCCTGGTCGCGATGCACCACCACCGCACGAACAAGCCGCACGGCGTGATCCACGGCGAGCTGCGCCGCGAATGCGGCGGGCCGCCAACGGCTTTGGCCTCCGCCGACCAGCTGGAAGAAC
- a CDS encoding YihY/virulence factor BrkB family protein produces MSENNALPSEPPRSGSPSLSAGFAARELTSTQRAIVGARRARRQVTRLVVRVAVKAWDDSIFAKSAAAAFWQTLSLAPLLLGVLGSLGYVGGWFGPDTVQIVESKIISFSRDLFSSTVVSDLIEPTVQDVLGRGRGAVVSVGFVLSLWAGSSAMATFVDAIVEAHDQQDARHPVWQRIFALLLYVLFLVASVFILPLVALGPTLIGRVLPAAWRATGLRLLDFFYYPGVGLLLIVGLTTLYKLALHTSLPWHRLFNGALVAGVFFMTASEGLRRYLSWVTETGVTYGALATPIAFLLFTYFLGFAVILGAEFNAAVQEFWPARATRMEQVKEWIANQWNSDAEPDDPKPTTEPNPHTAEPNPHTAEPNPHTAEKPDPVERETKTA; encoded by the coding sequence ATGTCCGAGAACAACGCCTTGCCGAGCGAACCGCCGCGCTCCGGCTCACCGTCGCTCAGCGCGGGGTTCGCCGCGCGCGAGCTGACCTCGACGCAGCGTGCGATCGTGGGCGCCAGGCGTGCGCGCAGGCAGGTCACCCGGCTCGTCGTGCGGGTCGCGGTGAAGGCGTGGGACGACTCGATCTTCGCCAAGTCGGCGGCCGCGGCGTTCTGGCAGACCCTGTCGCTGGCGCCGCTGCTGCTCGGCGTGCTCGGCAGCCTCGGCTACGTCGGCGGGTGGTTCGGGCCCGACACGGTGCAGATCGTCGAGTCCAAGATCATCTCGTTCAGCCGGGACCTGTTCAGCTCCACCGTGGTCTCGGATCTCATCGAGCCGACCGTGCAGGACGTGCTCGGGCGCGGGCGCGGCGCGGTGGTGTCGGTCGGTTTCGTGCTGTCGCTGTGGGCCGGGTCGTCGGCGATGGCCACCTTCGTCGACGCGATCGTGGAGGCGCACGACCAGCAGGACGCGCGGCACCCGGTGTGGCAGCGCATCTTCGCGCTGCTGCTGTACGTGTTGTTCCTGGTGGCGTCGGTGTTCATCCTGCCGCTGGTCGCGCTGGGGCCGACGCTGATCGGGCGGGTGCTGCCCGCGGCGTGGCGGGCGACCGGCCTGCGCCTGCTGGACTTCTTCTACTACCCCGGCGTCGGGCTGCTGCTGATCGTCGGCCTGACCACCCTGTACAAGCTGGCCCTGCACACCTCGCTGCCGTGGCATCGACTGTTCAACGGCGCCTTGGTCGCCGGCGTGTTCTTCATGACCGCGAGCGAGGGACTGCGGCGGTACCTGTCGTGGGTCACCGAAACCGGCGTCACCTACGGCGCGCTCGCCACCCCGATCGCCTTCCTGCTGTTCACCTATTTCCTCGGTTTCGCGGTGATCCTCGGCGCCGAATTCAACGCCGCCGTCCAAGAATTCTGGCCCGCCCGCGCCACCCGCATGGAGCAGGTCAAGGAATGGATCGCCAACCAGTGGAACAGCGACGCCGAACCCGACGACCCAAAACCCACCACCGAACCGAATCCGCATACCGCGGAACCGAACCCGCACACCGCAGAACCGAACCCGCACACCGCCGAGAAGCCTGACCCCGTCGAAAGGGAAACGAAGACCGCCTAG
- a CDS encoding DUF3039 domain-containing protein: MECVSSDTMVRPDTTTDESTSDDTPKFFHYVKKDKIAESAVMGTHVVALCGEVFPVTRSPKPGSPVCPDCKKVYDGLKKGD, encoded by the coding sequence ATGGAGTGCGTGAGTAGTGACACGATGGTTCGCCCGGATACGACCACCGACGAGTCGACGAGCGACGACACCCCGAAGTTCTTCCACTACGTGAAGAAGGACAAGATCGCCGAGAGCGCCGTCATGGGCACCCATGTCGTCGCGCTGTGCGGTGAGGTCTTCCCGGTGACGCGCTCGCCCAAGCCCGGTTCCCCGGTCTGCCCCGACTGCAAGAAGGTCTACGACGGGCTGAAGAAGGGCGACTGA
- a CDS encoding DUF3099 domain-containing protein, translating into MPSGTPRKAGYFPGSDAKHPVLITEAQPSLEDQHRARVRRYTIIMAFRIPCLVIAAIVYSSFHSALLAILVIAVSIPLPWIAVLIANDRPPRRKDEPSRWDRPRTAIESRPHNAIDS; encoded by the coding sequence ATGCCCTCGGGCACCCCGCGCAAGGCCGGGTACTTCCCCGGCAGCGACGCCAAACACCCGGTGCTGATCACCGAGGCGCAGCCGTCGCTGGAGGACCAGCACCGCGCCAGGGTTCGCCGCTACACGATCATCATGGCGTTCCGCATCCCGTGTCTGGTGATCGCCGCGATCGTCTACAGCTCGTTCCACAGCGCGCTGCTCGCGATCCTGGTCATCGCGGTGTCCATCCCACTGCCCTGGATCGCCGTCCTCATCGCCAACGATCGCCCCCCGCGCCGCAAAGACGAGCCCAGCCGCTGGGACCGCCCCCGCACCGCCATCGAGTCCCGCCCGCACAACGCCATCGACAGCTGA
- a CDS encoding MFS transporter: protein MTELQTLPTASIQRRRWHPAWVVACALVLVAAGSGLTVFMTEAWQLVLTWGLLVGIGVGSMSMPFVATITGRWFVRQRGLVTGVLTAAGATGQLVFLPLVSMLAHAHGWRVPSLLVAGTALAVVPLVLLFIRDFPSDLGVTAYGAEEGSDVGVRTPTGAGASRALDVLRAIARRPGFWLLAGGFAVCGASTNGLVGTHFVSAAHDHGMPPTAAASLLAVVGVFDVAGTIFSGWLTDRIDPRYLLVGYYVLRGASLLILPSLLGAHTQPSLWVFIIFYGLDWVATVPPTVLLCRELFGADGPVAFGWVFAAHQIGSAVAATGAGVLRDLHGDYDLAWYLAGALCAVAALMSAVVSRQVEPPTAAA from the coding sequence ATGACCGAGCTCCAGACCCTACCGACCGCCTCGATCCAGCGCAGGCGGTGGCATCCGGCGTGGGTGGTCGCGTGCGCGCTGGTGCTGGTCGCGGCGGGCAGTGGGCTCACCGTATTCATGACCGAGGCGTGGCAGCTGGTGCTCACCTGGGGTCTGCTGGTCGGTATCGGGGTGGGCTCGATGTCGATGCCGTTCGTCGCGACCATCACGGGGCGCTGGTTCGTGCGACAGCGCGGCCTGGTCACCGGGGTGCTCACGGCGGCGGGCGCGACCGGTCAGCTGGTCTTTCTCCCGCTGGTGTCGATGCTGGCGCACGCGCACGGCTGGCGGGTGCCCTCGCTGCTGGTGGCCGGTACGGCGCTGGCCGTGGTGCCGCTGGTGCTGCTGTTCATCCGGGACTTCCCGAGCGATCTCGGCGTCACCGCCTACGGGGCCGAAGAAGGCAGCGACGTCGGCGTGCGCACGCCGACCGGTGCGGGCGCGTCGCGGGCGCTCGACGTGCTGCGCGCCATCGCGCGCCGGCCCGGATTCTGGTTGCTGGCAGGCGGATTCGCGGTGTGTGGCGCGTCGACCAACGGGCTCGTCGGCACCCACTTCGTCAGCGCGGCCCACGATCACGGGATGCCGCCGACGGCCGCGGCGAGCCTGCTGGCGGTCGTCGGCGTCTTCGATGTGGCGGGCACGATCTTCTCCGGCTGGCTGACCGATCGGATCGACCCGCGCTACCTGCTGGTCGGCTACTACGTGCTGCGCGGCGCGTCGCTGCTGATCCTGCCCTCGCTGCTGGGCGCGCACACCCAGCCGAGCCTGTGGGTGTTCATCATCTTCTACGGATTGGACTGGGTCGCCACCGTGCCGCCGACGGTGCTGCTCTGCCGGGAACTGTTCGGCGCCGACGGTCCCGTCGCTTTCGGCTGGGTCTTCGCCGCGCACCAGATCGGATCGGCCGTCGCCGCGACCGGTGCGGGCGTGCTGCGCGACCTGCACGGCGACTACGACCTGGCCTGGTATCTGGCCGGTGCGCTCTGCGCCGTAGCCGCGCTCATGTCCGCCGTCGTGAGCCGTCAGGTCGAACCACCCACCGCCGCAGCGTGA